The nucleotide window AGCCTGCTTGTGGTCGCGGTGGGCGCCACCCACGGGTTCGTTGACGATCTTGTCGACCAGCCCAAGGGCCTTGAGACGGTGCGCGGTAATGCCCAGTGCATCGGCCGCTTCCTGCGCCTTGTCCGAGGTCTTCCACAGAATGGACGCACAGCCTTCGGGACTGATCACCGAATACACCGCGTACTGCATCATGATGACCTGGTCGGCCACCGAGATCGCCAACGCGCCGCCAGAGCCACCTTCACCAATGATGGTGGTGATGATCGGCACCTCAAGCTGGGCCATCTCAAAGATGTTGCGGCCAATGGCCTCGGACTGGCCGCGCTCTTCGGCGTCAATCCCGGGGTAGGCGCCAGGCGTGTCCACAAAGGTGAATACCGGCAGCTTGAACTTCTCGGCCAGCTTCATCAGGCGCAGCGCCTTGCGGTAGCCCTCGGGCTTGCTCATGCCGAAGTTGCGCAGGCCGCGTTCCTTGGTGTCGCGGCCCTTTTGTTGGCCCAACACCATGCAGGGCGTGCCGTTGAACCGCGCTAGACCACCCACAATGCTCAGGTCGTCGGCAAAGTGGCGGTCACCGTGCAGCTCCACGAAGTGCGTGAAGATTTCGCCCACATAGTCCAGCGTGTAGGGACGCTCGGCGTGGCGGGCGATCTTGGTGATCTGCCAGGGGCTCAGGTCACTGTAAATGTCTTTGGTAAGTTGCTGGCTTTTCTTGCTGAGCTGCTCGATTTCCGCAGAAATATCAACAGCAGACTCATTTTGCACATAGCGCAATTCTTCAATCTTGCCTTCCAGCTCGGCAATCGGTTGCTCAAAATCCAGAAATGTCTTCTTGGCCAATGCTTCTCTCCTTCTTGCGGCTGGGGCCCCCATGGGGCGCCCGTCACCGGTTAGTACGCTACTGGCAGCGGATCCAGCGAGCGCCAAATATACCAAGTTGCGACACTGCAGTACGGCGCCCAGGCGGCGGCCACTTCCCGGGCGTCGCTGCGGCTCACTACGTCGCCCGAAAAATAGTTGTGGCTGATGCCGCTGAGCAGCCCCTCGTCGTCCAGGGGCAGTACGTTGGGCCGCATCAGATGGAAGATCAGGAACATCTCGGCCGTCCAGCGGCCAATGCCACGGATGGCGACCAGTTCGGCAATGATGTCCTCGTCCGCCATGCCTTCCCAGGCCTTGACGTGCAGCGTGCCATTGTCAAAGTGCAGCGCCAGGTCCACCAGGTACTCGACCTTTCGCACGGAAAGGCCCGCGGCGCGCATATCGTCCACCTTGAGCTTGAGCACATTGGCGGCCGTCATGCGTTTGGGCAACAGCGCAA belongs to Rhodoferax saidenbachensis and includes:
- a CDS encoding acetyl-CoA carboxylase carboxyltransferase subunit alpha codes for the protein MAKKTFLDFEQPIAELEGKIEELRYVQNESAVDISAEIEQLSKKSQQLTKDIYSDLSPWQITKIARHAERPYTLDYVGEIFTHFVELHGDRHFADDLSIVGGLARFNGTPCMVLGQQKGRDTKERGLRNFGMSKPEGYRKALRLMKLAEKFKLPVFTFVDTPGAYPGIDAEERGQSEAIGRNIFEMAQLEVPIITTIIGEGGSGGALAISVADQVIMMQYAVYSVISPEGCASILWKTSDKAQEAADALGITAHRLKALGLVDKIVNEPVGGAHRDHKQASAFLKRALADAYRQISDLKVKELLDRRYERLQSYGRFTDTKASAK
- a CDS encoding DNA-3-methyladenine glycosylase family protein; translation: MATTKKVLPVQQTPYFWEEACKHLVKKDRVMKRLIPQFGDACLQTRGDAFVTLARSIVGQQSSVKAAQTVWDRFALLPKRMTAANVLKLKVDDMRAAGLSVRKVEYLVDLALHFDNGTLHVKAWEGMADEDIIAELVAIRGIGRWTAEMFLIFHLMRPNVLPLDDEGLLSGISHNYFSGDVVSRSDAREVAAAWAPYCSVATWYIWRSLDPLPVAY